A window of the Capricornis sumatraensis isolate serow.1 chromosome 9, serow.2, whole genome shotgun sequence genome harbors these coding sequences:
- the ZMAT2 gene encoding zinc finger matrin-type protein 2, with the protein MASGSGTKNLDFRRKWDKDEYEKLAEKRLTEEREKKDGKPVQPVKRELLRHRDYKVDLESKLGKTIVITKTTPQSEMGGYYCNVCDCVVKDSINFLDHINGKKHQRNLGMSMRVERSTLDQVKKRFEVNKKKMEEKQKDYDFEERMKELREEEEKAKAYKKEKQKEKKRRAEEDLTFEEDDEMAAVMGFSGFGSTKKSY; encoded by the exons ATGGCGTCAGGCAGTGGG ACAAAAAACTTGGACTTTCGCCGAAAGTGGGACAAAGATGAATATGAGAAGCTCGCCGAGAAGAGGCTCacggaagagagagaaaagaaggatg GAAAACCAGTGCAGCCAGTTAAGCGAGAGCTTCTCCGGCATAGGGACTACAAGGTGGACCTGGAATCCAAACTCGGAAAGACAATTGTCATTACCAAGACTACCCCACAGTCTGAGATGGGAGG atACTACTGCAATGTCTGTGACTGTGTGGTGAAAGACTCCATTAACTTCTTGGATCACATTAATGGAAAGAAAC ATCAGCGAAACCTGGGTATGTCTATGCGTGTGGAACGTTCCACCTTGGATCAAGTGAAGAAACGTTTTGAAGTAAACAAGAAGAAGatggaagagaagcagaaggattATGATTTTGAGGAACGGATGAAAGAACTCAGAGAAGAG GAGGAAAAGGCCAAAGCCTAcaagaaagagaagcagaaggagaagaaaaggagggcGGAAGAGGACTTGACATTTGAGGAGGATGATGAAATGGCAGCTGTGATGGGCTTTTCTGGCTTTGGTTCCACCAAGAAGAGTTACTGA